One window from the genome of Fulvivirga lutea encodes:
- a CDS encoding OmpA family protein — MRLFLFINFAFCIALAAQGQDSLIRKSIYFGGGSYYIDEYQGDEIIDFLNSIDDLTKYEIVLFSHTDNIGGKQYNEWLSHMRSEAVKYELIQFGIREEEIDIRAFGQDNPLYSNKSSDGRVMNRRVDIILVPITS; from the coding sequence ATGAGGCTTTTTTTATTCATAAATTTTGCGTTTTGTATAGCTCTAGCAGCTCAAGGTCAGGATAGTCTCATTAGAAAAAGCATCTACTTTGGTGGCGGTAGTTATTATATAGATGAATATCAAGGAGACGAAATTATCGATTTTTTAAATTCCATCGATGACCTTACCAAATATGAAATTGTTCTGTTTAGCCATACTGATAACATAGGAGGCAAGCAATATAATGAGTGGTTGTCTCATATGCGCAGCGAGGCTGTCAAGTATGAATTAATTCAGTTTGGAATTAGAGAAGAGGAAATAGACATACGGGCCTTTGGTCAGGATAACCCACTTTATTCCAATAAGTCATCTGATGGGCGAGTGATGAACAGGAGGGTAGATATTATCCTCGTGCCCATCACTTCTTAA
- a CDS encoding VOC family protein, whose translation MAKGRVTGIGGIFFKSNEPKKLTNWYKEHLGLVTDEYGSMFEFRHANNPEKKGYLQWSAFSIDTKYMEPSNQPFMINYRVENIEALVKQLKNEGVNVVDEIASYDYGKFVHIMDPEGNKIELWEPVDEGFGDYSKNTTK comes from the coding sequence ATGGCTAAAGGAAGAGTAACTGGTATTGGCGGTATATTTTTCAAATCCAATGAACCAAAGAAACTAACCAACTGGTATAAGGAACATCTTGGATTAGTGACAGACGAATATGGTTCTATGTTTGAGTTCAGGCATGCTAACAACCCCGAGAAAAAAGGCTATTTACAATGGAGTGCATTTAGCATAGACACTAAGTATATGGAGCCATCAAATCAGCCTTTTATGATTAACTACAGGGTAGAAAATATAGAGGCACTTGTTAAACAATTAAAAAATGAAGGTGTAAATGTGGTTGATGAAATAGCTTCGTATGATTATGGTAAGTTTGTTCATATAATGGATCCTGAAGGCAATAAAATTGAGTTATGGGAGCCTGTGGATGAAGGCTTTGGCGATTACTCAAAAAATACAACTAAGTAA
- a CDS encoding DUF4199 domain-containing protein, whose amino-acid sequence MKNIVFKNGLISVAIIMGIQLITYLVYGLPNSSNFDRDEIIGYISIVACLLFVFFGIREYVLLYSKGSFLKYLGIGAAISLFPSMAFGAYSVVYYKWINPNFLKEYGDYQIEKLKSTLPADEFEVAKSQFMEEMALWDSVSSQFIIMFLTVFVIGLIISTLSALYFQLKTSKNG is encoded by the coding sequence ATGAAAAACATTGTATTTAAAAACGGACTAATTTCTGTAGCCATAATAATGGGTATTCAGTTGATTACCTATCTTGTTTATGGCCTGCCCAATTCTTCAAATTTTGATAGGGATGAAATCATTGGGTACATATCCATCGTGGCATGTCTACTATTCGTGTTTTTTGGTATTAGGGAGTATGTCTTACTATATAGTAAGGGTTCATTTCTCAAATATTTAGGAATAGGTGCGGCTATTTCTCTATTCCCTTCCATGGCTTTTGGTGCTTACAGTGTGGTATACTATAAATGGATTAACCCCAACTTTCTTAAGGAGTATGGTGATTACCAGATTGAAAAATTGAAATCTACCTTGCCTGCGGATGAGTTTGAAGTGGCGAAATCGCAATTTATGGAGGAAATGGCTTTGTGGGATAGTGTAAGTTCACAATTCATTATTATGTTTTTGACAGTTTTTGTTATTGGTCTAATAATCAGCACCTTATCGGCATTATATTTTCAACTCAAAACATCTAAAAATGGCTAA
- a CDS encoding response regulator transcription factor, which yields MKGLIIKFGLLAILLMVLIELSNYSVYTANHYREFLIAISAIALVVFGFLLRNQLISKSLLLKSELKPDDEKLALLQMSKREFEVLVKIAEGRSNSEIADLLFVSENTIKTHVSNIFSKLNVKRRTEAIKQAKEYGLL from the coding sequence TTGAAAGGACTTATCATCAAATTTGGACTGTTAGCGATCTTGTTAATGGTATTGATAGAGCTAAGCAATTACTCGGTATATACTGCCAACCATTACCGTGAGTTTCTCATTGCCATTTCTGCTATTGCTCTTGTGGTTTTCGGGTTCTTGTTAAGAAATCAACTAATCAGTAAATCATTGTTACTCAAAAGTGAATTAAAACCCGATGATGAAAAACTGGCTTTGCTGCAGATGAGTAAACGTGAGTTTGAGGTATTGGTAAAAATTGCTGAGGGAAGAAGTAACAGCGAGATAGCTGACTTATTATTTGTCTCGGAAAATACTATCAAAACGCATGTGTCTAACATATTTTCTAAGCTCAATGTAAAACGAAGGACTGAAGCTATTAAACAGGCCAAAGAGTATGGTTTGCTCTAA
- a CDS encoding DEAD/DEAH box helicase, producing the protein MGLSAPLLKVLPELNIDQPTEIQQKAIPILLKEKERDFLGLAQTGTGKTAAFGLPLLDAVDPDLKRTQALVLAPTRELGQQIAQQFQAFSKYMKGLRVQVVYGGASIVPQMKALKNTPHIIIATPGRLLDLINRKSIDLSGIKHVVFDEADEMLNMGFREDIDHILSYTEGQKSTWLFSATMAPEIKSIVKKYMDNPSEVKIDAANVVNQNIDHKYFIAKAKDKVEIMKRIIELEPDMRGIVFCRTKRETQQLAEELQKKGLPVDAIHGDLSQNQRDQVMKRFKNHSLEFLIATDVAARGIDVNDLTHVIHYSMPDDLEYYTHRSGRTGRAGKKGISLALITSAEQRKVSFIQKKLNLNFSQYVLPKAEHVENKRLMTWADTIISTEADHDMIAEHVNDVREKFNGLTKEDLIDKLITWELNELGLNKKSAFDENQTLEDTPTHSRHSATHDKYFINVGLIDGVNEKELVDFVSETVGISKSALGKINIDDKKSYFEIEKESSHLVGPAFSDLYVDNRKLRVNKEVGQKSQGRGGRKDRSKRRISKHGKPSKRRR; encoded by the coding sequence ATGGGACTTTCAGCACCTTTGCTTAAAGTTCTTCCCGAGTTGAATATCGACCAACCGACAGAAATTCAACAAAAGGCAATTCCAATTTTACTAAAAGAAAAAGAAAGAGATTTTTTAGGTCTGGCTCAGACAGGAACAGGTAAAACAGCCGCTTTTGGTTTACCATTGCTTGATGCAGTGGATCCAGATTTAAAGAGAACACAGGCGCTTGTATTGGCACCAACACGTGAGTTGGGTCAGCAAATTGCGCAGCAGTTCCAGGCATTTTCCAAGTATATGAAAGGTCTGCGTGTTCAAGTGGTTTATGGTGGTGCATCTATAGTGCCCCAAATGAAGGCACTAAAAAATACTCCACATATAATTATAGCTACACCAGGTAGGCTCTTAGACTTAATTAACAGAAAATCGATTGACCTTTCTGGCATAAAGCATGTGGTTTTTGACGAAGCTGATGAGATGCTGAATATGGGCTTTAGAGAAGATATAGATCATATTTTGTCTTATACCGAAGGCCAGAAATCAACATGGCTATTTTCAGCTACTATGGCACCGGAAATTAAATCCATTGTAAAGAAATACATGGATAACCCAAGTGAGGTGAAAATTGATGCGGCAAATGTAGTTAACCAGAATATTGATCATAAATACTTTATTGCTAAAGCCAAGGATAAGGTAGAGATTATGAAACGCATTATTGAGCTTGAGCCTGATATGCGTGGGATCGTTTTCTGTAGAACCAAGCGCGAAACACAACAACTGGCAGAAGAATTACAGAAAAAAGGATTACCTGTAGATGCTATCCATGGTGATTTATCACAGAATCAGCGTGATCAGGTGATGAAGCGATTTAAAAACCATTCCTTAGAGTTTTTGATTGCTACTGACGTAGCTGCCAGAGGAATTGATGTAAATGATTTAACGCATGTGATACATTACTCTATGCCGGATGATCTGGAGTATTATACCCATAGAAGTGGAAGAACAGGTAGGGCAGGTAAAAAGGGTATATCGCTGGCATTAATTACAAGTGCAGAGCAGCGTAAAGTTAGCTTTATACAAAAGAAATTGAATCTGAATTTTAGCCAGTATGTACTGCCTAAAGCTGAACATGTAGAAAACAAACGTTTAATGACATGGGCAGATACAATTATTTCTACCGAGGCCGATCACGACATGATTGCCGAGCATGTGAATGATGTTAGGGAGAAGTTCAATGGGCTTACTAAGGAGGATTTAATCGACAAGCTAATTACCTGGGAATTAAATGAACTAGGGCTGAATAAAAAGTCTGCTTTTGACGAAAATCAAACACTGGAAGATACTCCAACGCACTCAAGGCATAGCGCTACACATGATAAATACTTTATCAATGTAGGGTTAATTGATGGGGTGAATGAGAAAGAATTAGTTGATTTTGTTTCTGAAACCGTAGGCATAAGCAAATCGGCACTAGGTAAAATCAACATTGATGATAAAAAGTCTTATTTCGAGATTGAGAAAGAATCGTCTCACTTGGTAGGACCTGCATTTAGTGATTTATATGTGGATAATAGAAAGCTTAGGGTAAATAAGGAAGTTGGACAAAAATCTCAAGGAAGAGGCGGTAGAAAAGATAGAAGCAAACGAAGGATTTCCAAACACGGCAAACCATCAAAGAGGAGGAGATAA
- a CDS encoding cold-shock protein, translating into MKEGTVKFFNDSKGYGFVKDSEDNQEYFVHVSGLVDEVRENDTVTFDLQEGRKGLNAVNVKLA; encoded by the coding sequence ATGAAAGAAGGAACAGTAAAATTCTTTAATGATTCAAAAGGTTACGGATTTGTTAAAGATTCAGAAGACAATCAAGAGTATTTCGTACACGTATCAGGTCTAGTAGACGAAGTTCGTGAAAACGATACAGTAACATTTGATCTTCAAGAAGGTAGAAAAGGTTTGAATGCAGTTAACGTTAAGTTAGCTTAA
- a CDS encoding ion transporter: MKERLSNIVLEHNTFWGKVFDLSIQFLIFISLLSFSFETLPNYPPKFYSILNTIEVFTVILFTIEYFLRIWLEPNKLRFILSFYGLIDLLAILPFYISTGLDLRSIRALRLLRLFKFFRYSKTIQRMHIALKIAKQELTLFFTLTCILLYLAAVGIYYFENATQPLKFSSILDSLWWGVATLTTVGYGDAYPITAGGKIFTFFILMLGLGIVAIPAGIIASAVTKARELVKEEDSD, from the coding sequence ATGAAAGAGAGGCTAAGTAATATAGTATTAGAGCATAATACCTTTTGGGGTAAGGTTTTTGATCTATCAATACAATTTTTGATATTCATTTCATTATTATCATTCTCTTTCGAAACCTTACCGAATTACCCACCAAAGTTCTATTCCATTCTTAATACTATTGAGGTTTTTACTGTCATATTATTTACGATAGAGTACTTTCTGAGAATATGGCTAGAACCTAATAAACTTCGTTTTATTTTAAGCTTTTATGGTTTAATTGACTTGTTGGCAATATTGCCGTTTTATATATCTACAGGGCTAGATTTAAGATCCATTCGTGCTTTAAGGTTATTAAGACTTTTCAAGTTTTTCAGGTATAGCAAGACAATCCAAAGAATGCATATTGCCTTGAAAATTGCAAAGCAAGAACTGACGCTTTTCTTTACATTGACGTGTATTTTACTTTATTTGGCTGCGGTTGGTATCTATTATTTTGAAAATGCTACACAGCCTTTAAAATTCAGCTCTATTTTAGATTCATTGTGGTGGGGTGTAGCTACATTAACCACTGTGGGTTATGGCGATGCTTACCCAATTACTGCTGGTGGAAAAATATTCACCTTCTTTATATTAATGTTAGGGTTGGGAATTGTGGCAATTCCTGCTGGCATTATCGCTTCGGCAGTTACAAAAGCCAGAGAGTTGGTAAAAGAGGAAGATTCCGATTGA
- a CDS encoding carbonic anhydrase, with protein MKASYDKLFKGNEEWIKQKLKLDPTYFTELAKGQKPEFLWIGCSDSRVPESEITGTGPGEIFVHRNIANQVIHSDTNMLSVLQYAIEYLHVKHVIVCGHYGCGGVMAAMDNQYVGLVGRWLAYVKDIFQDHQEELNSLANDEERMKRMVELNVTTQVHNLAKTSFVQKAWKTRELEIHGWVYSLSDGKIIDLDIKYTNINQLEPIYRFSGI; from the coding sequence ATGAAAGCATCTTACGATAAACTATTTAAAGGCAATGAGGAGTGGATAAAACAAAAGTTAAAGCTTGACCCAACTTATTTTACCGAATTAGCTAAGGGTCAAAAACCAGAATTTCTGTGGATAGGATGTTCAGACAGTAGAGTTCCGGAAAGTGAAATTACCGGAACTGGGCCAGGAGAAATTTTCGTTCATAGAAATATTGCGAATCAGGTAATTCATTCAGATACGAACATGTTGAGTGTCCTACAATACGCTATTGAATATTTGCATGTGAAGCATGTTATTGTCTGTGGGCATTATGGTTGCGGGGGTGTAATGGCAGCAATGGACAACCAATATGTTGGATTAGTAGGCCGCTGGCTAGCCTATGTCAAAGATATTTTTCAAGATCACCAAGAGGAACTGAATAGCTTAGCAAATGATGAAGAAAGAATGAAGCGTATGGTTGAACTGAATGTTACGACACAAGTTCACAATCTGGCCAAAACTTCATTTGTTCAAAAAGCATGGAAAACCCGTGAATTGGAGATTCATGGTTGGGTTTATTCATTGAGTGATGGTAAGATTATTGATTTGGATATAAAATATACGAATATCAATCAATTAGAGCCTATTTATCGATTCTCTGGAATTTAA